Proteins from a genomic interval of Anas platyrhynchos isolate ZD024472 breed Pekin duck chromosome 4, IASCAAS_PekinDuck_T2T, whole genome shotgun sequence:
- the DCTD gene encoding deoxycytidylate deaminase isoform X1, producing MSAQRPGHVNGFGNEASCRKREDYLEWPEYFMAVAFLSAQRSKDPSSQVGACIVNSENKIVGIGYNGMPNGCSDDVLPWTRTAAHRLDTKYPYVCHAELNAIMNKNSADVKGCSMYVALFPCNECAKLIIQAGIKEIIFMSDKYHDTTEMTAARRMFDLAGIVYREFKPKCNKIIIDFDSINSRPSQKLL from the exons ATGAGCGCCCAGCGGCCCGGCCACGTTAACGG TTTTGGCAATGAAGCATCCTGCAGAAAACGAGAGGATTATTTGGAATGGCCTGAATATTTTATGGCCGTAGCATTTTTGTCAGCACAAAGAAGCAAAGATCCAAGTTCTCAG GTGGGTGCCTGCATTGTAAATTCAGAAAACAAGATTGTTGGAATTGGATACAATGGGATGCCAAATGGCTGCAGCGATGATGTACTGCCTTGGACGAGAACAGCAGCACATAGACTAGACACAAAATATCCTTATG tatgCCATGCTGAATTGAACGCCATCATGAACAAAAACTCAGCTGACGTGAAAGGCTGCAGCATGTATGTTGCCTTATTTCCATGTAATGAATGTGCAAAGCTCATCATCCAGGCAG GcataaaggaaattatttttatgtctgACAAGTACCATGACACTACTGAAATGACAGCAGCACGGCGGATGTTTGATTTAGCTGGTATTGTATACAG ggAATTCAAGCCAAAATGTAACAAGATCATCATCGACTTTGATTCAATTAACAGCAGACCAAGTCAAAAGCTTCTGTGA
- the DCTD gene encoding deoxycytidylate deaminase isoform X2 translates to MLWHFPNEGNRFGNEASCRKREDYLEWPEYFMAVAFLSAQRSKDPSSQVGACIVNSENKIVGIGYNGMPNGCSDDVLPWTRTAAHRLDTKYPYVCHAELNAIMNKNSADVKGCSMYVALFPCNECAKLIIQAGIKEIIFMSDKYHDTTEMTAARRMFDLAGIVYREFKPKCNKIIIDFDSINSRPSQKLL, encoded by the exons TTTTGGCAATGAAGCATCCTGCAGAAAACGAGAGGATTATTTGGAATGGCCTGAATATTTTATGGCCGTAGCATTTTTGTCAGCACAAAGAAGCAAAGATCCAAGTTCTCAG GTGGGTGCCTGCATTGTAAATTCAGAAAACAAGATTGTTGGAATTGGATACAATGGGATGCCAAATGGCTGCAGCGATGATGTACTGCCTTGGACGAGAACAGCAGCACATAGACTAGACACAAAATATCCTTATG tatgCCATGCTGAATTGAACGCCATCATGAACAAAAACTCAGCTGACGTGAAAGGCTGCAGCATGTATGTTGCCTTATTTCCATGTAATGAATGTGCAAAGCTCATCATCCAGGCAG GcataaaggaaattatttttatgtctgACAAGTACCATGACACTACTGAAATGACAGCAGCACGGCGGATGTTTGATTTAGCTGGTATTGTATACAG ggAATTCAAGCCAAAATGTAACAAGATCATCATCGACTTTGATTCAATTAACAGCAGACCAAGTCAAAAGCTTCTGTGA